CAGCTACCCAGTGACATCTTGATGCAAATTCTGAAGCTTTTGGGTCCAAAAGCGGTTGCGAAATTGAGTGTGGTTTGCAAGAGTTTGAGATCCATTGCGTCTGATAACAGACTTTGGATATACTTCCTTCAGACCCATCAGGCTGAACCTTCTGGGGATTCTGTCTTCTTTGCTGAGACCACCTTGAGCTCTGGCTACCCTCTTCCGTGAGTACTACCGTCGATCttccttcttcactttttcatggATTCGATTTTTGTGTATGATGCTTGTTGCTAGTGAATTTACTGGTTTGTGattgaaattatgttttttgaTGGGTGGTGCTAGTGAATTTGGTGGATTGTGATTAAAAATTTGTGGTTTGATGGGTTGCGTAAGTTCTTGCTGTGATGGGTGAGGCGCTTGGATTGGTCATTGGGTCTTGTCGGTGAGTTTGATGGACTGTGTGGTGATAGAGATTGgagttttgtgttttagtgGTTGGTGGTGTGTTAGAGGTTCAAATTTTGTGCTTTGACGGGTCGCTTGTGGATTTTATGGATTGTGCTGCTGGTGATTGACATTTGTGTTTTGTAGGGTGGTGTGCCAGTGATTTAAATTTCGTTCCCTGGTCTGTCTTGCTTGTGAATTTGATGGATTGTGCTGTTGGTGATTGAAGTTGTGTTTTGGTGGGTGTTCCAAATGGTTGTTGTTTGTTTTAGCTATGATGGTTTGTGTTTGTTACTGgtgttgtgtgttttgtttgattgtttGTGCTGATACTCATTTAAATTTTGTGCTTTGACGATTGGTTGCGCTAGTGATGATTGGTGGTTTAAGCAATGGTCAGTCTGCATGTTTATGTTGTTGTGTGGTTTGTTTTGTTTGACGGGATGTGCAAGTGATTTTTATTTGGCACTTTTAGTGGTGATGCATTGTCTACTTCATAGAGATTGAAATTCTGGGATTTGATGGGTGGTGTTGTGAGCTCAATTTGGTGGCATGTAATTGGTATTGTATTTTGTGCTCAATTTGATGGGTTGTGCATGTGATTGATGTTCTATGCTCTTATAGATCATATAGATGAAAGTGCTTGATATTTTGTGATTAAGTGGTTTAAGTTCCCTAAATTACAGAGCATATGTTGGCCACTGGCCCCAGCTATCGTTCAAGCATATTTATGGCCAGAGAGCACAAGTTCCTGGTTCTATTATTATTGATGGTCAGTCTAGCAGTTTTAAACTGTGAGCTTATGTTTCTCTTATTCGTGATGATTATATTtctcttacttttatttttgtccatCAATCTCTCTAGGTGGTTCTGGCTACTGCAAATTTGGCTGGAGCAAATACGAATGTCCATCTGGTCGATCGGCAACATTTTTGGtactgattttaattttaaattagcaCTAACTGGGCTTGCTTGCACGTTGCCAATTTACCTCATTCTCATTTTGACTTTGATCTAGCCTAAAAGTACAAGAAAACACTTATGCAGATACTAGGCATTGCGTTCTGTATTTTTTCAGCTTGTTCTTACTTGGCTGcatattttctttcctctttgaTGGGCAGGAGTTTGGTAACATTGAGTCTCCAATGTATACTAGGCTTCGACATTTTTTTGCAACTATTTATAACAGGTATTGGTTACAGTTAACACTTAATCTTTCAAGTGAAGTAAATCCTTATTGGTCTCATTCATTGCACATTAGAATATCTATGTACATATTTAGATGAATTTTGTACCAGAGCAATCACTCTGTTGAGAGGgcagtaatttttaattaatatttaaattttatcactaggaaaattttcaaacttatcGTGAATAAAGGAATAATTGTTTTGTTGAAACTATGAGAGAATTTTCAATGATGTTCCTCTTCCCAAATAGCCTAGATACTTTGTATTGCTAGGTTCAATCTCTTGTAAAATGTAATTGGCAATGGTTATGTTTGTAATACTTATGAATATTGTTGAGATttgttccttttttctttttttcggtTATTAGTACCATTGCCTTGTTACTGTTTTATCTTTACATTCAATGTTAGATTCTATCATCCCTACAATCAAGGGATTCTTCTCTTATTTGTATTCCTTTCTGATTAATGTAAATAAACAGCCTGAGGATTGCTTTTCCTCAAGCTTATCTAGTCTTGTACTCCAATTGGtatcaaatataaatagatCATTCAATTGAGTGGTGATTCTCACTAGCCCTTCAGAAAAGCTTTGTTTCTAATTTACACATGATTTATGTTGCTGGCAGGATGCAGGTGAAACCAAATAAACAACCAGTTATTGTTTCAGTACCAATATGTCATTATGAAGGTCAGTGTAATTTTTTTGCAATGGTGGGCATAGCATGGTGGGAACTTGTTCTATGTCTCAGAAGCAGTGTTCATTATATTCTAGACACGAGGCACAATCATTGTCTTGAATACAGTCTTGACGTGCCATTTACACTCCTATAATTTCTACAAATAATACATAGTTTTTCTTCCAATATGATGTTCAGCTGTACAATGTTAATCTATTTCCTCATTCCAGATACTCAATCAGCAAAAGCTTCAAGGCAACAGCTTAAAGAGGCAATCTACGCATCTTTGTTTGACATGAATGTTCCTGCTGTTTGTGCTGTCAACCAGGTAATTCATGTTTATGCTTCCTTGTTTGTTGGGACatgaatgttattttatatttaatatatgtttttgccATCAAGTATATTGAGTTACTTGTAAATTAGGATTTGACCGTCAACTTCTATGTGTTCAGTTTTTCTGCTGAAGTTGTAAGAAAGTGAGAGCACAAAGCATTTGATTACGTGCAGTAGAATTGTTATTCTGCCAGCTTACGAGTTTAAACCTTGGAGAATAGAACCTTGTTTACCAATATTGAAATCATTGTCTATTGAAAGTAATTGTGCATGGTTTTTTGCCCAATGAATTATTTGTGTTTCTGTTATTTctagttattttcatgtgtatTTACCATCTATGTTGTAAAATGTAGGCCACTCTAGCTCTGTACGCTGCAAAACGAACTTCTGGAATAGTTGTTAATATAGGTTTTCAAGTCACTTCTATTGTTCCAAGTATGctctgtttctttttctcttaccTTTCTGTCTTAAcataattcttaatttatttattcttagcAACAAATTTTTTGCATCAAATTAATTGTTCTTGAAATGTAAATGGGACTTGGGAAAGACTATAATGCTTAAATGTCACCACTTTGTTCACAGTATTTTGTATGTTAGAAGCTAATGGACATTTTCTACTTTTCCTTCTGTTGCAATTGTGACCTGCATTATCTTTTCACAGTTTTAAATGGTAAAGTAATGCGCAAGGTGGGTGTGGAAGTCGTGGGGCTGGGAGCACTGAAGCTTACAGGATTTCTCAGGGAGAAAATGCAGTTGAACAACTTAACTTTTCAATCTTTGTACACTGTTCGCACACTGAAAGAGGTACTGatattcatctttgtgctctgaAATATTTACAGTGTGGAGATTTACTCTATGATGTCAATCAGGTCAAGTGTGCTACCACAGCACATCTTAGAGGACAGTACAGGACCCTCCATTACTTATGAAATGCAATCCACTTATCTACATTttggaatttaaaatatttgacatttttataaGCTTAACTCATTGTGTTCATAAAGATACGAAATTCTAgtcatctcttttttttttctctcctacAACATGTTTGTTCTCTAAAAGCTTCCCTATAATGAATATTGATTCCTGGTATTAGCTagctaatatttattttgccggcttttagaaaaatagttCTTAAGTAGTTAAAACATTAGATGATGGGAAGCTCTAAGAACTTGGTCGTTTAAGAGAAGACAGAGACTCTGGTCTCCTTCAGCTAGAGGAAGGTTTTTCTATCTAATGATAATGGGAAGAGGTTAGGTTTAACTTTGTGTTATTGAACAGAAATTGCTTCTATTGATTGTTGTTGGAATTTGCTGAAATTAATCAGCATCCTAATGAAAACTTTTCCCTGTATAAgcacaaagaaaaagagagtcTTTCTGGTCTCTAATGGCCTTAGTTCTAGAGGCAGATTTGTATAAATCACACAATAATGTCCTAATTAAATGaggaaacaaatcaaaatataaaaaaaataaatcctaGGAGATCATCATAGATACTCTAAAATATTCTAAGGTATTATCTTCAGATATTTCTTACTTCTAGCAAGAATCAACCTAGAGAgcacattaaataataaatgacaGATAAGTAAAGGAGTAAAGGTTGGTAGATCTGTTTATTGTCCATGCTTCAAGTCTGAAGGATTCTTGCATGAAGGGGAAAgtcaaaaatataatagaaaaaaacatTAGTGTGTCTTCACCTGTTgaaagttccacatcgactaaTGATAAGACTAATTTAGGGTATATAAGTGggattttgtgaggttgagttagatttaaaatccatttcttaatatgatatcagaACCATAGTTTAGAGTCTATCTTAGtgaaatttgttgttggggTCAGCTACTTGAACTAAGACTAGAGGTGGAAAGCACTCGGTTGAGGTGGGTAATTGGAATGGAATCTTGGCATTACTTGGTGAATAAGAAATGCTAATCTTTAAATGTGTGGAATAATATCCATCAACAGAAATCAGTCCTTTAAATGTAATCTCTTTATCTTGAAGGATTGTTTATTGATTCTCAGCTGAGATATGCCCGGGATAAAAAGATTCATGAGAGTAACACGCGATTTCACTGTTTGAACAAACCCCTCTTTATATCTTTCTAATTGTCTTCATATcgttttatctcttttactttgtttcCCTTTCTCACTGAAGTCTGGTGGGAATGATTGGTATTGCAGATATCTTTTACTTAAATGTCTTATCACAGAAGTTGtttggtaattttttatttgcatgGAAACAGAAGCTATGCTATGTTGCACTTGATTATGAAGCTGAGCTATCAAAGGATACAAACGCATCATATGAGGCTGCAGGAGAAGGATGGTTTACCCTCTCAAAAGAGAGGTTTCAGACACCAGAGGTCTTATTCAAGCCTCATTTTGCTGGAGTGTAAGTATTTCCATTTATTGCCGTACAGATATGACAGATTAATCATGCATAGTTACTTCAACCTTAGAGATACTCTACCACGGTTATGACCATTCATAAATTAGCATGTGATATCGTCTCTTAGGAAGGATTACTTGCAAAAGTACATTtaacttgaaaataaataaaattcatttttcttttttcacttctACCCCCAACAAGCTTAGGGTTCCCCATTTGCATTGTATACGTTAATttgtcaataataataacaacaacaataataataataataataataataataataataataattaaactatCCTTTTTTAACAGGTAGACTGAAAAACACAAGAATAAGGAggaagtttttttaaaatgaaaatgattggCATAACTTTATAAAGTCTTTATTTGATATCTCTTCTTATGAACGGGCTTTGcgtatttttgttttattttcccAACATCAAATTCCAATAATTAATGGCTTGTTTGAttgagtaataatattttttttcttagattgATGTTACCAATATTTGTCATCTTTAAAGCATGCACTAAATTGCATCTTCTACCAGCTTTGACTGGATGAaattgaaatcatgtttttgggCTAAGTTAAATTCCATTCTGTTTACTTTCATACTTGAACTGTTTTAACTTTTGGAGTTGCATTTCATAAAGGGTTGTCTAATTTAAGATGAATGGGGTAAATTTCGGTCTAGTTGATCCATGGCAAACTCATGAGAATAAATCACAATTTAATACTTAATTGGTATGATAGAAAATTAATGAAGAATGACCATAAGATATCCTGGACATAAAAAATCTCATGTAAtttgagaaaaaggaaaaaaatgagtAAAGGCACATGTCTAGCAATAACCAAAAAATTGAAGGTATTCAAGAGAAGACTAGGaggaaaaatataatacatttattttttgtcaGACTAGGAAATGTGCAACTCAGAAATTTTTGTCTGATGTTTGAGGGAACCGGTTGGCATTCTGTATCAGACTTGATGATTCTGTAACCAATCAATATGCAAATCTAACTACACTGCATGTCATGGGACAATTACAACTTAGAATAtagattatttcttttttgttagtTGTGTTTTATGCATTCCCTGAAGCTTGTGTTGCTCTCACTTGTTGGTTTAGGCAAGCCATGGGTCTGCACCAAGCAATAGCTCTTTGTGTGGAACATTGCCATTTTGCAGATTTACCAGGTGACAATGATTGGTACAAGACTATAGTTTTATCAGGGGGAACTGCATGCCTACCTGGTTTGGCTGGTAAAcgttcttttttataatatttttgattgagacattttatatttttggtttatgGCATTCTTCTAACTATGCTTCTTTTGGAACCATTTTGGTACAGAAAGGGTAGAGAAAGAACTCCATACCTTACTTCCTCCCTACATGTTCAATGGAATTAGAGTCATACCTCCTCCATATGGTGCTGATACGCCATGGTTTGGAGCTAAGATTATTGGCAATGTGAGTTATCTTCCTACCACCTTAGATAAACATACAAATTTGGTTTACTTGATAGCAGAGATATTTTACTTCATAATCAATGTGATAAAGAGGTATCTGATTCAAGGCTATCTGTCTCTGAATTGTATACAGCTGAGCACCTTTCCTGGTCATTGGTGTGTCACAAAAAAGCAGTTCCGTCAGAAGCCTAGACTCAGCCTCATATGGTGATTATTttgacatataatttatttcctcAATTATTCCCTCTTGTCCTAAGAGGCAAGAACAGAAGATCAGAATGCTAGCAACTGATCTAGCATGTACAAATACTATGTTTTCCATGTTGATAAGAAGCCTACAATTAATATTTAGCCTGTTAAGAATAATGTAATAAGGTTGAAGGCTACCCTGCAAGTGTCTTCAAGAAACTGTCGTAGTTGAAGAGCAAAACCACAACGTGAGAGGTTTGCtgtaatttgaaaaatgttgtAAGATTGGAATGCATTTCTGGTTCTCCCTCTCACTTGTATTGTTGAAGTGAGATGTACCCTTTAACAATGACATAAACTTCTAAGATGAATTGTTACTCAAATTGTAATTTCAATCCTGAGTTTGattcttttatatgtttttgatcTATGATCATGGCGACTTTTTTATGCACTGAAAACATTCTATGCACAAAAAATAAGGATAGTTTAAGAGAAACTATTAACATGCAAATAAATGTTTTCAGaactttttaaaacataacTTGTAAAGACTTTggtttaaaattcaattttagatCAATTATATTACAAGAGTCaaagttttaaattacttttattacactttaattaatatttatttagggattcataatttcaaaatagagatatattattttatttttattacttattgtAGGTCATGTCAGCTTACATACAAGATAATCTATTTCAATAAATTACTATAGTAGCTATGtcatatataaaagtaatattaaaaaaataaaactgagtttttttttttttactaaactagtgcatttttttaatttattaaaatgaacaacaatTAAAAGTTCCTGATATGGATAAGTGGTGTCAATGATATAGTAAGGAGTCGTGTCATAATGATACAACTGAATTTTTAAACTGAAAAGATATTAAGATAATATAActttagattaattttaatataattcgTGTCAGGGTAATAACTTTTTCACCTTTGCATGACTTTAACTTCAAAAATCTTATAAACTAAAATCGTTTCATATTAACACTACTTGTCAAAACAACACAACTTATTTATATacgtaaatttttaaaaaaattatgtgtgtgtgtatatatatatatatatatatatatatatatatatatatataagtcgATTAACTTTTTCAGTGATAATCTGAAAAATCATACTGAAGCTAATTGTTTACCGAATCAGacaaaaagttaattattaaatcaaattatatttatataatttcactACCTATTACTCTATCAATAATTGAatgataatttataaactttttaagtagttttttgacaaaataaaagaataataaaaagaaaactaaacaattcatgctaaataaatatgaattaaaaagaaaatcaatataatgtcaaatttatctacataaataaatattaaacaattttaggtcaatataaatttgatatgCATAGATTCAatctaaaaatagttttttctttctataaaaCATAGTTCAATTAGAAGTTATCAAACATTGAATAAGAATAGCAACAGAGGAACAAACAGCAACCTGCTATGAAGGGCAAGAAATTGTGCAAGTTGTTATATGAAGCATTTCattcaaatgaaatcaaaaccTGTGATTAAGCAGCAAGAAGATAGATCACTTGGCACAAGTAACCTTTTTCAATGCATAATTGTTTAATACAATCCTCAAACTACAGGCACCTggccattttttctttttggctcGAAAAGCAATTCACACACAACATACAAAAAATGGTAATGCATCAATATAGTGcaacaaaaagaatgaaagttgGTATAAATGTATCAGAATAACAAGATTAAGAAACAGGTTGTGAGCAGCAGCAACAGAGATGGACAGTGTAGAAATTGATTTGAAGTGTCATCTGCTGATACTGATGGTGGCAATGCAGGACATTCAAGACCACGCTTGGTGTCATGACACTCACTAGCAAAGAGGCCAGGAGGGTATTTTCCATAGAGATTGATGTAACTAAACATGGTTGAGGCACACTCATTTGTGAGATCATTCAAAACATCTGCATAAGGGCAAGCAAATTCTTTAAATGCCCCACAGCATTCTTTGGGAGGGTATTGGGGTCCTTTGCATTTGCTTGTGATTATTGTGTAgtttaaaaactcaaaattcaCAGAACAACCTGCAAGTGCAAGATGAAAAATTGTCATCAGAATACTATTTTGATGCTTTCAAACACCATACTTTCAATTCTTTTAATGGTATGAAGCAGCTAGTAACCAAAACACAAGTTGTAACAGAGGTGATGCAAGATGTAGTTGGTTGGTATATGAGTCACTTGCTCTGTACCTTTGATGAAGTTCATATAACCTACCACTTCTCTACTTTGCATATAAACCAGTAGGAATACTATACAGTAAGGCATTTTTAATAGCAAAAATCCTATGGAACATAGAATACAATTTACATTGCATTAACTTAGTAGCCATTGCTGTTTATTAATTGTCCAAAAAGAATGCACCTAGTTTCTGTAAtctcaaaatgaaaatgatacaAGCAGAAAATCCATAATACTGAAGACAATATGCAGACCACCATAAATATATCATATAGAAGGATTTGATACTACTGTCAAACAATTATAAACCAATATAGATATGACGTTTTGTaagacaattattttaaaagataccAAATTTAACATAGATAACAGTTTGTAATTGGATGATAATGTAAACTACAAACACTATTTTCCCGTAACTATCATAATTAAGGCCTTTGACTCCCAGATGGGACTACCTTGTATCCCTACATGTTTTAGTCTTTTGGATCAGCTATGGAACTAATTCTTTAAGTCAATCATATTTCAAAGAATTTATTACTAAGAACTAAAATTGAATGTTTCAAGGAATACAAacaaaaaggtaaaattttagTATTCATAAAGAACAGACAAATAATTGAACTTAAAATATAGGTTGAATCAGTTAATATGACAAACAAGAACATAATATTATGCATGGTggtttactcttttttttcaaaGCAAAATAATGAGTAGATCCAAATGCAtagaacaagaaacaaaaatacaacCACCTATATAAAAAATGGCAAACCTTTTTTCGCCTGAAGGAGGTTCCGACCAGCATGTGCTTGAGAATCGAAGACATGGTCtgcaaagaacaagaaaaaccccaaatgCAAATTAACACAGAAACTTGTTAGAAAACTGCTTAGTTCACCAAAACTGagaaaatcaaaaccaaaaaaccAAAGTTCAGCTTAAAGTAAAAACATTTACCAGAAAGGAAAGTGGGAGTGAGAGAAGAAACAGAGAGGGCGCAGAAGAGAAGGAGAAACGAAGAAGAAACCCAGAAGCTTTTGTGGAGAGAAAACACCATGACTAGTTCAAAACTGATAGAAGAAAGGGTAGATCCAAATGATAGAAACAgaagaagaggttgttcttgtgGTAGTTGTTGTTgatcttgatttttatttttcttgaaacagATTTATGTTTCTGATTTGAGTAACTTGTAATGAGAAGATTATAACTTAcatatagagaaaaaaatgaaaattgggTAGAATTAGAGAAGAAATTATGGTGTTGTTTGGTTCTTGAGagtgtaataataaaaaaaagaaagagataatgACTGACAGCACAAATACGCGCAAACACGTTCTTCTGCAAGCTGTCTTTTTTTTCACACAATTTATGaacaacataaatattaatttgtctGTCTTTGTGTGAATTTGATTTCAAAAGATACAAAAAGGATGTTTAGAAAATCAAATTGATTTATATTGGAAAtctatattgattaaaaattaaattgatttatattatataaataaatataaatttcattttttaatattagaaaatcaaattaaatttagggttaaatatatttttatcccttaattttaagtgaaaattgaaattagtctcttttcaaaactttggtctaatttagttcctcaattttagaaatgtatgaattttgaacttttaaccaaattttgttaactttaattGATGTTTCTAACGCGCTTAAAACATCaattaaagttaacaaaatttaattaaaatgactaaattcatacatctctaaaattgaagaactaaattagATTAAAGTTTTGAGGagagactaattctaatttttattaaaagttaagggaccaaaaacatatttaatctttaaattaatacatattaaaaccatttaaaatatattttaatgacattttttttactattttatgttAACTAAGtgtttaatgttatatttgattCTTTCAGTGAAGCTTAATATCTAGGCAGTAACTAGCTCTTGTGATATctattaataaacatataggaaATCTTCATTTAAAGGCAGAAGgattatactatattatatagAATAATACTATATAATGTTTCGTatattggtaaaaaaattacaaatgaaaaatattttggattcCGATATTTTGACACACTTAATTTTGACACACTGACGTGTCAGCTGATCATTGGATGCaatgcttttttaaaaaaattgaaaaaattgacGTCATTAATGAGACAGAAACATGTTTTTATGTATTCCAACATTGCCCCTCTCGAAATTCATGTTATTCGAATCCTCTCTCTTCTTCCCTCTTTCATCAAACTCAAAGATCTCTTCCATTCTCTGCATTGGCACTAGGGTTGTGTGGGTTTGCTTGTATTGGCTCCGGTTTGGCCTTCGTTTTGCGGGTTGTTCGTTGTTGTTGGCGTTGGGTTTCGTAAAGGTTGTGGGTGTTTCATCATTTGCTTCGTTTGCAGTCTTCGTTTTGCAAAATGGCGTCTTCTTCGACCAGGGTAAGTCGTAGGTTGGTTTTGGAGTTTATGGTTTTGATTTTNtgttgttgtttgtttttttgcattttgggttttgaatgtgtggttttttgaatttgtatgcagttgacggttcgtcacTCTTTTTCTACCAAGTACATATGTGCTTTGAACAAGATATTAACAAATGAGCACCGGTCATTGATTTTGGCCACTCCTTTTGGATGGTTTTTAGATTTTACTGACAATGTTAAATTAGGTAGGAAAATATTGGGTGAGTTGGTGTGGAAATGGGTTGATCCAAGCAGTGGTTTCTTAATTGGagataaaattgtttcaatGAATGagcaagatttttttttaggtttggGGTTAAGTTTGGATGGGAAAGAGATTAATTTGAATGGAGAAATGCGAGTAAGTAAATGTGTGAAATACATTGGTAATAGGACAAGTGATTTGAAATTGGTTtacaaatgtttgatgaagaaaggaaaaaaaatcccCTGTACCCCTTTTTGTAGTCTGTACATATTGGTTGGTATTTGTGAGATATTATTTCCCCAACGTAATGGTAAAGTTTATCCCATTTTATTGGAAATAGTTGATAATTTAGATGGTCTAGGTAATTATTGTTGGGGTAGTCTAGTTTATCGGTTTTTGGTACGTGGTTTGAACAAAGCTTCAGATGCTTTGAAGAAAGGAAATGCAAAGACCAATGT
This DNA window, taken from Vigna radiata var. radiata cultivar VC1973A chromosome 5, Vradiata_ver6, whole genome shotgun sequence, encodes the following:
- the LOC106762356 gene encoding actin-related protein 8; its protein translation is MSMLLRKAWDMVLWRSDTSTSASSSSSSSTTATTTATRFSLEVAHSDMGELEQLPSDILMQILKLLGPKAVAKLSVVCKSLRSIASDNRLWIYFLQTHQAEPSGDSVFFAETTLSSGYPLPAYVGHWPQLSFKHIYGQRAQVPGSIIIDGGSGYCKFGWSKYECPSGRSATFLEFGNIESPMYTRLRHFFATIYNRMQVKPNKQPVIVSVPICHYEDTQSAKASRQQLKEAIYASLFDMNVPAVCAVNQATLALYAAKRTSGIVVNIGFQVTSIVPILNGKVMRKVGVEVVGLGALKLTGFLREKMQLNNLTFQSLYTVRTLKEKLCYVALDYEAELSKDTNASYEAAGEGWFTLSKERFQTPEVLFKPHFAGVQAMGLHQAIALCVEHCHFADLPGDNDWYKTIVLSGGTACLPGLAERVEKELHTLLPPYMFNGIRVIPPPYGADTPWFGAKIIGNLSTFPGHWCVTKKQFRQKPRLSLIW
- the LOC106760909 gene encoding GPI-anchored protein LLG1, translated to MVFSLHKSFWVSSSFLLLFCALSVSSLTPTFLSDHVFDSQAHAGRNLLQAKKGCSVNFEFLNYTIITSKCKGPQYPPKECCGAFKEFACPYADVLNDLTNECASTMFSYINLYGKYPPGLFASECHDTKRGLECPALPPSVSADDTSNQFLHCPSLLLLLTTCFLILLF